The Pocillopora verrucosa isolate sample1 chromosome 14, ASM3666991v2, whole genome shotgun sequence genome has a segment encoding these proteins:
- the LOC131784360 gene encoding coiled-coil domain-containing protein 22 homolog, with protein MEEVDNIIIHTFRQVGCDIPEDVSSLKEFTTAMIVAATSKCLHMIKEDLQIPSVLPASMSSKFRLGTTLANACQEVGYRGEIGYQTFLYSNEADIRKLFMFLVEHLPKESSESAGEPLGSSVMLHRRISAELSKRLKRPWTPSFCKKDSISWSGTKPQVWHKEGARSVRRFHACPVRVPEGLGDLTKKIPKELKAYYSNSMPLITCQPSCRQDVAPSVLEANAISVTLANEWENEWNQSGLASRLSKEEYLAQKRERLEKKIKQHLQSELQRADLNAAASGDLSDIVSSLSDKALGSSAPSKGSRFTHTEQLQFAQDEQKAAAMVGLTEEGPPEVDTEEEMRKKREEELEALQSKLGELSAGIERDELEIKKSLAGIQQANEQIASQKTKNSEQEEFYKVKKRTMDLLPDAENNIAKLQSVVDSSAQRLVNLAQQWEQHRAPLIDQYRELKQLNANRASEAQKQLEEIRSLREKMKEVADEARGKEELHKQLIAEYETMRKDVNRSAYTRRILEIVGNIKKQKEEINKTLIDTKDLQKEINQLSGKLDRTFAVTDELIFRDAKKDESCRKAYKYLASLHENCKELIQSVEETGSILREIRDLEDQIEMESQKNTATNLERITADYKQMKEENNTLTKKLKAAK; from the exons ATGGAGGAGGTGGACAACATAATTATTCACACGTTCAGACAAGTCGGCTG TGACATCCCTGAGGATGTTTCAAGTCTAAAGGAGTTTACCACAGCCATGATTGTAGCAGCAACATCAAAATGTCTTCATATGATCAAAGAAGATCTTCAGATTCCATCTGTGTTGCCTGCTAGCATGTCATCTAAGTTCCGTCTTGGAACAACCCTTGCCAATGCTTGTCAG GAAGTTGGATACCGTGGCGAGATTGGCTATCAGACCTTTCTATATTCCAACGAAGCTGATATCAGGAAATTGTTTATGTTTTTGGTGGAGCATCTTCCAAAAGAGAGTTCAGAATCAGCTGGTGAACCTTTAg GCTCATCTGTAATGTTGCACAGGCGAATATCAGCAGAGTTGTCCAAGAGGCTTAAGAGACCTTGGACTCCTTCATTTTGCAAAAAGGACAGCATCAGCTGGAGTGGAACCAAGCCCCAAGTTTGGCACAAAGAG GGAGCCAGATCTGTGCGGAGATTCCATGCTTGCCCTGTGAGAGTACCAGAAGGTCTTGGAGATTTAACCAAGAAAATTCCTAAAG AATTAAAAGCTTACTATAGCAACTCAATGCCACTCATTACATGCCAGCCATCTTGCCGCCAAGATGTTGCACCATCTGTGTTAGAAGCCAATGCCATATCTGTAACTCTAGCCAATGAGTGGGAAAATGAATGGAACCAAAGTGGATTAGCATCACGGCTGTCCAAAGAG GAATACCTTGCTCAGAAGAGGGAGCGTCTGGAGAAGAAGATCAAACAGCACTTACAGAGTGAGCTGCAGAGGGCTGATCTGAATGCTGCAGCAAGTGGTGACCTCAGTGACATTGTTTCATCCCTTTCAG ACAAAGCTTTAGGTTCCTCTGCACCTTCCAAAGGATCAAGATTCACTCACACTGAACAACTTCAGTTTGCACAA gatgAACAAAAGGCTGCTGCCATGGTAGGACTCACTGAGGAAGGTCCTCCTGAAGTGGACACAGAAGAG GAgatgaggaaaaaaagggagGAGGAACTCGAAGCGCTGCAATCTAAACTGGGTGAACTGAGTGCTGGCATCGAACGCGATGAACTGGAGATCAAGAAGTCTCTAGCTGGTATACAACAG GCAAATGAACAGATCGCTAGCCAGAAGACCAAAAACTCTGAGCAGGAAGAATTTTACAAAGTGAAGAAAAGAACAATGGACTTGCTGCCTGATGCAGAGAACAACATCGCTAAACTACAG AGTGTTGTAGATTCCAGTGCGCAGCGACTTGTGAACTTGGCTCAGCAGTGGGAGCAACACAGGGCTCCTCTGATTGATCAGTATAGGGAGTTGAAACAGCTCAATGCCAACAGAGCG TCTGAAGCTCAAAAACAATTGGAAGAGATTAGATCTCTTCGAGAAAAAATGAAGGAAGTTGCAGATGAAGCCAGAGGGAAAGAAGAACTTCATAAACAGCTG ATTGCTGAATATGAGACGATGAGGAAAGATGTCAACAGGTCCGCATACACTCGGCGTATCTTGGAAATTGTAGGAAACatcaaaaaacagaaagaagaaattaacaag ACTTTGATCGACACGAAAGATCTTCAAAAGGAAATCAATCAATTATCTGGGAAGCTGGACAGAACATTTGCCGTCACGGATGAACTTATTTTTAGG GATGCCAAAAAAGACGAGTCTTGTCGCAAGGCTTATAAATATCTCGCTAGTCTTCACGAG AACTGCAAAGAGCTGATTCAGTCTGTAGAGGAAACGGGATCGATTTTGAGAGAAATACGAGATTTGGAGGATCAG ATTGAAATGGAAAGTCAGAAGAACACAGCAACAAACCTCGAGCGAATTACTGCAGACTACAAGCAGATGAAAGAAGAGAACAATACCTTGACGAAGAAACTAAAAGCGGCCAAATAA
- the LOC131784375 gene encoding proton-coupled amino acid transporter 1 has product MAGSEEKIPLVQGSNSKLENGQDNQTATSNASTHIGKGDESSLFVGGQDEEHLYDFASESTSPAASETDKRQNLEDTTTNMQTLMHLWRGNVGTGMLGLPEAMMHAGIVVGPLALLAVAGITIHCMHLLVKCSNILSLRTGVISLGYGEVAEESIRRHFPKKAHLGRHLVNFFLCISQLGFCSVYFVFIANNLQQVSNALDVQSWMAIMLVPIILLSFIRDLRTLAPLSMIANICCGISLVVIFQYLIRNIQHTEKLPGFAGWSNFPVFFGIAMYAFEGIGVVLPIENKMATPQDYRLVLNFGMGVVTLLFSLLGILGYLFCQDECRGSITLNLPNEGIYTGVKLLYSTCIFLTYFIQFYVPMLILQPPILKHVPEEYQTWADYGIRAATVILTCIMAVSVPQLDNFIALVGSVGCTALAVIFPIFIHVLTLASEGDGRIPTSIFIKDGVIMVTGILMLVFGTYTSVARIIERYEHGQN; this is encoded by the exons ATGGCTGGGAGCGAAGAGAAAATACCTCTAGTTCAG GGATCAAACAGTAAGCTAGAAAATGGCCAGGACAATCAAACTGCGACATCCAACGCTTCGACTCACATCGGTAAAGGAGATGAAAGTTCACTCTTTGTCGGCGGGCAAGACGAAGAACATTTATACGACTTCGCAAGTGAAAGCACCAGCCCTGCTGCATCTGAAACAGACAAACGGCAAAATCTGGAGGACACCACAAC TAACATGCAGACATTGATGCATCTTTGGAGAGGAAACGTTGGAACAGGTATGCTGGGATTGCCTGAGGCGATGATGCATGCTGGGATTGTG GTGGGTCCATTAGCACTATTAGCAGTTGCGGGAATCACAATCCATTGTATGCATCTGTTGGTCAAATGTAGTAACATTTTATCTCTGAG AACTGGAGTAATTTCATTGGGTTATGGAGAAGTTGCGGAGGAGAGCATCAGACGTCATTTTCCAAAGAAAGCTCACCTTGGCAG ACACCTTGTGAACTTTTTCTTGTGTATCTCACAGCTGGGTTTCTGCAGTGTGTATTTCGTGTTTATTGCTAACAATCTTCAGCAG GTCTCCAACGCTCTTGACGTTCAATCGTGGATGGCAATTATGCTTGTTCCGATAATCCTCTTGTCCTTCATCCGGGACCTTCGCACCCTAGCTCCGCTCTCGATGATCGCTAACATTTGCTGTGGCATTTCCTTAGTTGTCATATTTCAGTACCTCATTAGGAACATTCAACATACGGAGAAACTGCCAGGTTTCGCTGGATGGTCGAACTTTCCCGTTTTCTTTGGAATCGCTATGTATGCTTTTGAGGGAATCGGCGTG GTTTTGCCAATTGAAAACAAGATGGCGACCCCTCAGGATTATCGTTTGGTTCTTAATTTTGGTATGGGAGTCGTCACATTGCTGTTCTCGCTGCTAGGAATTCTGGGATACCTCTTTTGTCAAGACGAATGTAGAGGCAGCATTACACTGAATCTTCCAAATGAAGG AATATATACAGGAGTAAAGTTGCTGTATTCTACCTGTATATTTCTGACGTATTTTATTCAGTTTTACGTGCCGATGTTGATTCTTCAACCCCCGATCCTCAAACATGTGCCTGAGGAATATCAAACATGGGCTGACTACGGAATCAGAGCGGCGACAGTTATTCTAACAT GCATCATGGCAGTCAGTGTACCTCAACTGGATAATTTCATCGCATTGGTCGGCTCCGTTGGTTGCACAGCTTTAGCTGTTATCTTCCCAATTTTTATTCATGTCCTTACCTTAGCTTCAGAGGGCGACGGACGAATTCCCACTTCTATTTTCATAAAGGATGGAGTTATCATGGTGACAGGCATACTGATGCTCGTGTTTGGTACTTACACCTCCGTAGCACGTATCATCGAACGATACGAACATGGACAAAATTAA
- the LOC131784366 gene encoding LOW QUALITY PROTEIN: DNA-directed DNA/RNA polymerase mu-like (The sequence of the model RefSeq protein was modified relative to this genomic sequence to represent the inferred CDS: inserted 1 base in 1 codon) yields the protein MAAKRLKIDQDSNGKVKRDNERNTTTKLADALIYIVPKKIPKARLQVLNNLAQKKGFLLSERFSDSVTHIVTGYETVDRVHAFLERQPASNVEVVNLDWLTDCITENKIVNVTDKVRIKSVGELSSQKSSGVARAESNKLEETSPNEYQVVQCYNSLIHIIVMSLLSKNILIDFPNXVFRLHIFPLQDNKFVCQRATPLKHHNTKFTDALEILERHAVYVDSTQRDSRALAFRRAACALKSYPKQITRIEEASKLSSVGNHSKKVIQEILENGSSDEVQDILSSEFFKTMEVFSSIYGCGPATARKWYEKGYRSIADVLHAVSDGMKLTEQQTMGFKYHSDLVKPVPKEEAINIKDIVIKELSKIQPNCIVELVGGYRRGKLSGHDVDILITHQNNNKVEGLLHKLVERLEKLGHILHKDLMVGRNPHFESKTLYLKSVKGIGEGSQRQGGHMDTLDHCFCMFQMGKSFENEKVEHSCMQTTGEADETGTSTGSSSSEQMAAAVRRVDLIVAPHKQFPFALLGWTGSKQFNRSLRDYAWKVLKVKLSNHGMWDHKHIPVRQVEATSEQEIFHELKLEYRDPHDRNA from the exons atggcggccaaGCGTTTAAAGATAGATCAGGATAGTAATGGTAAAGTTAAGCGTGACAATGAGCGGAATACTACCACAAAGCTTGCCGATGCACTCATCTATATCGTCCCTAAAAAGATTCCTAAAGCAAGGCTGCAAGTCTTAAACAATCTGGCGCAGAAGAAAGGGTTTCTCCTATCGGAACGTTTCAG tGATTCAGTGACACACATAGTCACTGGGTATGAAACTGTGGATAGAGTTCATGCTTTCCTAGAAAG GCAGCCCGCAAGCAATGTAGAAGTAGTAAATCTTGATT GGTTAACTGACTGTATAACAGAAAACAAGATAGTAAATGTTACTGATAAGGTCAGGATCAAGTCAGTTGGGGAGTTAAGTTCACAGAAATCCAGTGG TGTTGCAAGGGCAGAAAGCAATAAGTTGGAAGAAACCTCACCCAATGAATATCAGGTAGTACAATGTTATAATTCTCTTATCCACATTATAGTTATGTCTTTGCTAtccaaaaatatattaattgaTTTTCCTA AAGTTTTTAGACTTCACATTTTTCCCTTGCAGGACAACAAGTTTGTTTGTCAGAGGGCTACACCTTTGAAGCACCATAATACCAAATTTACT GATGCATTAGAAATACTTGAACGGCATGCAGTGTATGTGGACAGTACTCAAAGGGATTCCAGAGCGCTTGCTTTCAGACGAGCTGCTTGTGCACTCAAGTCCTACCCAAA ACAGATCACTAGAATCGAGGAGGCATCCAAACTGAGCAGTGTTGGAAATCATAGCAAGAAAGTGATACAG GAAATTCTTGAAAATGGCTCATCAGATGAAGTTCAAGATATCTTAAGCAGTGAATTTTTCAAGACCATGGAG GTATTCTCATCTATTTATGGATGTGGACCTGCTACAGCTCGGAAGTGGTATGAGAAAGGCTACCGCAGCATAGCTGATGTACTTCATGCAGTGTCAGATGGAATGAAACTCACTGAACAACAGACCATGG GTTTTAAGTATCACAGTGATCTGGTTAAACCTGTTCCAAAAGAGGAAGCTATTAACATCAAGGACATAGTTATTAAAGAG CTATCCAAAATTCAACCAAACTGTATTGTGGAGTTGGTTGGAGGCTACCGTAG AGGCAAACTTTCTGGGCATGATGTAGACATTCTGATCACACACCAGAACAATAACAAGGTGGAAGGACTTTTACATAAATTGGTTGAAAGGCTCGAAAAATTG GGTCATATTCTTCATAAGGACTTGATGGTAGGCCGTAACCCACACTTTGAAAGTAAAACTTTGTATTTGAAGAGTGTCAAGGGAATCGGTGAAGGAAGTCAAAG GCAGGGAGGCCATATGGACACTCTTGATCATTGCTTCTGTATGTTCCAAATGgggaaaagttttgaaaatgagaaGGTAGAACATTCATGTATGCAAACCACTGGTGAAGCTGACGAGACAGGCACATCCACAGGTTCTTCTTCCTCTGAGCAGATGGCAGCTGCGGTGAGGAGAGTAGATTTGATTGTGGCTCCACATAAACAGTTTCCATTTGCACTCTTAGGGTGGACTGGTTCTAAG CAATTTAATCGTTCACTGAGAGACTATGCATGGAAGGTATTGAAAGTCAAATTGTCTAACCATGGAATGTGGGATCACAAACACATT CCTGTTCGTCAAGTAGAGGCCACATCAGAGCAGGAAATATTTCATGAACTGAAGCTGGAATACAGAGATCCACATGACAGAAATGCTTAG
- the LOC131784381 gene encoding alpha-1A adrenergic receptor, whose amino-acid sequence MNDSGNLTFEEGQSSGTTAVVVAQSVFLTLVMSVGAVANSFICRCILVHRSLRTITNSFIFNLAATDLLLSVLCMPFVLVSSIKGIWVFGEVMCVITGFLLSVFCITSILTLALVAIDRYLAICRPLKYCTLVTHRSCLMMIVYVWFHAAVCAIMPVFGWGEGYRFVAVEFICRPSFGKPSVDNGYTFFLFLSCFVAPFSIIAFTYLSILCTARRQFRRVHHHKGLNVGELSNVTQGNSQFNGETTFVRTPENTVIADEITSATNTSRAKKLYAPKAIRNKRKQKVRGFKMLWIIIVVFLICWSPYFLLIFYGSINHQSFSKAVKVPTTLLTFLNSALNPFLYGFLNGKFRDSMRNFLGQNITFCKCWKQTATESHVHHIY is encoded by the coding sequence ATGAACGACTCGGGGAATTTAACTTTTGAGGAAGGGCAATCATCTGGAACTACAGCCGTGGTTGTTGCACAAAGTGTTTTTCTAACGCTAGTTATGTCAGTTGGAGCAGTCGCCAATAGCTTTATTTGCCGATGTATCCTCGTTCATCGCTCTTTGCGCACTATCACCAACTCGTTCATATTTAACCTTGCCGCCACAGACTTACTGTTATCTGTACTCTGCATGCCATTCGTGCTGGTCTCGTCTATCAAAGGGATATGGGTTTTTGGCGAGGTGATGTGCGTTATCACGGGATTTCTCCTTTCCGTCTTCTGTATAACATCCATATTGACCTTGGCTCTAGTCGCTATCGATCGCTACCTTGCGATCTGTCGTCCTCTGAAATATTGTACACTTGTAACGCATAGAAGCTGCTTGATGATGATCGTGTATGTTTGGTTTCATGCAGCTGTTTGCGCCATTATGCCAGTGTTCGGCTGGGGAGAAGGTTACAGATTTGTGGCTGTGGAATTTATTTGTCGACCTTCATTTGGCAAACCTTCTGTCGACAACGGATAcactttctttctgtttctaAGTTGTTTCGTGGCTCCTTTCTCGATCATCGCCTTCACCTACTTATCCATCTTATGCACCGCAAGGAGACAATTCAGACGGGTTCACcaccacaaaggattaaatgTTGGCGAATTGAGCAACGTAACCCAAGGTAATTCACAATTTAACGGAGAAACGACATTTGTCCGCACGCCCGAAAACACGGTGATCGCCGATGAAATCACATCTGCAACTAACACGTCTCGTGCTAAAAAGTTGTATGCCCCGAAAGCGATACGAAACAAACGAAAGCAGAAAGTGCGTGGTTTCAAAATGCTGTGGATTATCATAGTAGTTTTTCTTATCTGTTGGAGCCCGTATTTCTTACTTATATTTTACGGTTCCATAAATCACCAAAGTTTCTCGAAAGCAGTCAAAGTTCCCACAACTTTACTGACGTTTCTCAACAGCGCGTTAAATCCTTTCCTATACGGGTTTTTGAATGGAAAGTTTCGTGACAGCATGCGGAACTTTCTCGGGCAAAATATCACTTTCTGCAAGTGCTGGAAACAAACTGCGACAGAATCACATGTACATCACATTTATTag